A region of bacterium DNA encodes the following proteins:
- the mfd gene encoding transcription-repair coupling factor → EDDLFGTRARAPAAEPAPRGGLVPDFALLRPGDLLVHVDYGIGRFGGLVRLPAGDGEDEFVLLLYQDDAKLYVPVSALDRLQRYIAAEGARPPLDRLGGRGWATTKKRAKKAILGMARELLELAALRRHAPGHAFAADTPWQAEFEMAFEYAPTKDQLRAAEETKADMERPHPMDRLVCGDVGYGKTEVAMRAAFKAIQDGKQVALFAPTTVLAQQHFTTFSERFAPWPARVAHLSRFVTPKEQRRVLAALAAGEVDILIGTHRILGTDVTFPDLGLLIVDEEQRFGVRHKEALKRLRAHVDVLTLTATPIPRTLHLALSGLRELSLVATPPENRLAIQTTIARFEPALVAEAVRRELARGGQVFFVHNRVRSIFRIADWLGRLVPEARIGVAHGQMAERELAAVMTAFREGRVDVLVSTSIVESGLDIPNANTMLVSRADAFGLAELYQLRGRIGRSRHRAFAYLLVPGEEALSPTARRRIEVLREYSHLGAGFQIALYDLEIRGAGNIVGYEQSGHIAALGFELYAQLLRDTIRELQGEAAPERHPTAVAVALPTVLPPGYVAETPQRLDLYKRIAAAADPAALDDTAAELRERYGPLPEAARNLLWVARLRLAGEAAGLERIEWRADGLELSARRGGAGMRSI, encoded by the coding sequence GAGGACGACCTCTTCGGCACGCGCGCGCGCGCCCCCGCGGCCGAGCCGGCGCCTCGGGGCGGGCTGGTGCCGGACTTCGCGCTGCTGCGCCCCGGCGACCTGCTGGTCCACGTCGACTACGGCATCGGCCGTTTCGGCGGGCTCGTGCGGCTGCCCGCGGGGGACGGCGAGGACGAGTTCGTGCTCCTGCTCTACCAGGACGACGCGAAGCTCTACGTCCCGGTCAGCGCGCTCGACCGGCTGCAGCGCTACATCGCGGCCGAGGGGGCGCGCCCGCCGCTGGACCGGCTCGGCGGCCGCGGCTGGGCGACGACGAAGAAGCGCGCCAAGAAGGCGATCCTCGGCATGGCGCGCGAGCTGCTCGAGCTGGCCGCGCTGCGCCGCCACGCGCCGGGGCACGCGTTCGCCGCCGACACCCCGTGGCAGGCGGAGTTCGAGATGGCCTTCGAGTACGCGCCGACGAAGGATCAGCTGCGGGCGGCCGAGGAGACCAAGGCGGACATGGAGCGCCCGCACCCGATGGACCGGCTCGTCTGCGGGGACGTCGGCTACGGCAAGACCGAGGTCGCGATGCGCGCGGCCTTCAAGGCGATCCAGGACGGCAAGCAGGTGGCGCTGTTCGCCCCGACCACGGTGCTCGCCCAGCAGCACTTCACGACCTTCTCCGAGCGCTTCGCCCCGTGGCCCGCCCGCGTCGCGCACCTCAGCCGCTTCGTGACGCCGAAGGAGCAGCGCCGCGTGCTGGCGGCGCTGGCCGCCGGCGAGGTCGACATCCTCATCGGCACCCACCGCATCCTCGGCACGGACGTGACCTTCCCCGACCTCGGGCTGCTCATCGTCGACGAGGAGCAGCGCTTCGGCGTGCGCCACAAGGAGGCGCTCAAGCGACTGCGCGCCCACGTCGACGTGCTGACCCTGACCGCGACGCCGATCCCGCGCACGCTGCACCTGGCGCTCTCGGGGCTGCGCGAGCTCTCGCTGGTCGCGACGCCGCCGGAGAACCGCCTGGCCATCCAGACGACGATCGCGCGCTTCGAGCCGGCCCTCGTCGCCGAGGCGGTGCGCCGCGAGCTGGCCCGCGGCGGACAGGTCTTCTTCGTCCACAACCGCGTGCGCAGCATCTTCCGCATCGCCGACTGGCTCGGGCGCCTCGTGCCCGAGGCGCGCATCGGCGTCGCGCACGGGCAGATGGCCGAGCGCGAGCTGGCCGCTGTCATGACGGCCTTCCGCGAGGGGCGGGTCGATGTGCTCGTCTCGACCTCGATCGTCGAGTCGGGGCTCGACATCCCCAACGCCAACACGATGCTCGTCAGCCGCGCCGACGCCTTCGGCCTCGCGGAGCTCTACCAGCTGCGCGGGCGCATCGGCCGCTCGCGCCACCGCGCGTTCGCCTACCTGCTCGTCCCCGGCGAGGAGGCCCTCTCGCCGACCGCGCGCCGGCGCATCGAGGTGCTGCGCGAGTACTCCCACCTCGGCGCCGGCTTCCAGATCGCGCTCTACGACCTGGAGATCCGCGGCGCGGGGAACATCGTCGGCTACGAGCAGTCGGGGCACATCGCGGCGCTCGGCTTCGAGCTCTATGCGCAGCTGCTGCGCGACACGATCCGCGAGCTGCAGGGCGAGGCGGCGCCGGAGCGGCATCCGACCGCGGTCGCGGTCGCCCTGCCGACCGTGCTCCCGCCGGGCTACGTCGCGGAAACGCCCCAGCGGCTCGACCTCTACAAGCGGATCGCGGCCGCGGCCGACCCCGCGGCGCTCGACGACACCGCGGCCGAACTGCGCGAGCGCTACGGCCCGCTTCCCGAGGCGGCGCGCAACCTGCTCTGGGTCGCGCGGCTGCGCCTGGCGGGCGAGGCCGCCGGCCTCGAGCGCATCGAGTGGCGCGCCGACGGGCTCGAGCTGTCCGCGCGCCGCGGCGGCGCAGGTATGCGATCTATTTGA